CTCGGGGGCAACGCCGCGGCCCTGGACAAGCCGCAGCTGGAGAAGGCCCTGGGGGTGCTCACCGACTCGCTGCAGGAGGCCACCCCCCACCTGCGGGGCGCGCTGGACGGAATCGCGGCGCTCTCGCGCAGCCTCAACGCCCGCGACGCGGCCCTCGGTGAGCTGTTGACCCGCGCCCACTCGGTCACCGGGGTGCTGTCCGAGCGCGCCGACCAGGTCACCGCGCTGGTCAACGACGGCAACCAGCTGTTCGCCGCCCTCGACCGCCGCCGTCAGGCACTGAGCACCCTGATCGCCGGAATCGACGACGTGTCCACCCAGCTGTCCGGGTTCGTCACCGACAACCAGGCCGAGTTCGGGCCGGCGATGAGCACACTGAACCTGGTGCTGGACAACATGGTCGAACGCAAGGAGCACATCAGCGAGGCGTTGCGCCGGCTGCCCGGGTACGCGACCGCGCTCGGTGAGGTGGTCGGATCCGGGCCGGGTTTCCAGATCAACCTCTACGGGCTGCCGCCGGCCACCATCTCCGAGGTGCTGCTCGACGCGTATTTCCAGCCCGGCAAGCTGCCCGACAGCCTCGCGGACTATCTGCGCGGGATGATCACCGAGCGCATCGTGGTGAGGCCGAGGTCGCCATGACGATGTTTTCTTCGTTGAGTTACCGCAACCAGCTGGCGCGCCGCATCCTGGTCGGCGCGCTGGTCACCATGCTGGTCGCCGGGATCTACGTGGTCTGGCCCCGTCAGCACGGTCACAAACTCGTCGGGTACTTCAGCTCGGCGGTCGGGCTGTACCCGGCCGACGACGTGCGGGTGGCCGGGGTGCCGGTCGGGCGCATCGACACCATCGAGCCGCGCGCCGGCGACGTCAAGGTCACCATGACGCTGGATCCGGGCATCAAGGTGCCGGCCGACGCCCAGGCGATCGTGGTGGCCCCCAACATCGTGTCGGCCCGGTTCGTCCAACTGACCCCCGCCTACACCGGCGGGGACACCCTGCCCGAGGGCGCCAGCCTCGGGCTGGAGCGCACCGCGGTGCCCGTCGAGTGGGACGAGGTCAAATCCGAGTTGACCAAGCTCAGCCGCCAACTCGGCCCGCAGCTCGACGAGATGTCCGGTCCGCTGAGCCGGTTCGTCAACCAGGCCGCCGACACCTTCGACGGCAACGGCGACTCGTTCCGTGCGGCGCTGCGGGAGCTGTCGCAGACCGCCGGGCGGCTCGGGGATTCGCGCGGCGACCTGTTCGGCACGGTGCGCAACCTGCAGATCCTCGTCGACGCGCTGTCGGCGAGCAACGAGCAGATCGTGCAGTTCTCCGACCATGTGGCCTCGGTGTCGCAGGTGCTGGCCGACAGCGCCGTCGGGCTCGACACCACCCTGGGCACGCTGAACCGGGCGCTGGCCGACGTGCGCGGCTTTCTCAACGAGAACAACGACGTGCTGATCGGGTCGGTGGACAAACTCGCCGAACTCACCCAGGTCGTCTCCGACCAGAGCGACGACCTCGAACAGGTCCTGCACATCACCCCCAACGGGCTGGCCAACTTCTACAACATCTACGACCCGGCGCAGGGCGCGGTCACCGGGTTGCTGTCGCTGCCGAACTTCGCCAACCCGGTGCAGTTCATCTGCGCCGGCACCTTCGACGTCGGCTCCACCCCCGACAACTACAAACGCGCCGAGATCTGCCGACAGCGGATGGGCCCGGTGCTGCGGCGCATCGCGATGAACTTCCCGCCGTTTTTGTTCCACCCGATCAACTCGATCACCGCCTACAAGGGGCAGGTCATCTACGACACCCCCGAGACCGAAGCGAAGGCGAAAACCCCGCTGCCCTACCTGCAGTGGCAGCCCGCACCCGGGGTCACCCCGCCGAGTACCGACGAGATCAGCAAGATGCTGTTGCCGGCGGATCCCGACGCCGCGGAACCCGATCAGGGGGAGGGGCAGTGAGGCGAGTGACGGTGGCGCTGCGCCGCGCCGGCGGCCGTGCGCTGGCGCTGGCGCTGGCGGGCCTGCTGGCGGCCGGGTGCCAGTTCGGCGGGTTGAACTCGTTGAACATGCCCGGCACCAAGGGCCACGGCAAGGGCTCCTACGACGTCTGGCTGCAGGTGCCCGACGTCACCACGTTGCCGCAGAACTCCCCGGTGATGGTCGACGATGTCACCGTCGGCAGCGTCTCCGGGGTGAAGGCGATGCAGCGCCGGGACGGCACGTTCTACGCGCTGCTGAAACTGTCGGTGGAGGGCAGTGTGGACCTGCCCGCCAACGCCACCGCCGCGGTGGCGCAGACCTCGCTTCTGGGCTCCCAACACGTCGCGCTCTCGGAGCCCACCGACGCCGCCCCGATCGGCAAACTCACCAACGGCTCGGAGATCCTGCTGGAGAACTCCCACCGGTACCCCACCACCGAGGAGGTACTGGCCTCGCTGGGCATCGTGGTCAACAACGGCAATCTCGGTGCGCTCCAAGACATCACCGACGAGATGTACACCGCGGTGGCCGGGCGCACCGACGGGCTGGACACGCTGGTGCCGCGGCTGGCCGAGCTGACCTCCTCGCTGGAGGACCAGACCGGCGACATCATCGCCGCCATGGAGGGGTTGAACCGGTTCGCCGGCAAACTCGCCGCCCACAAGGACGATCTGAGCGCGGCGCTGGCCTCGCTGCCGGGTGCGCTCGAGGTGCTCAACGACAACAGCACCACCATCGTCGACGCGTTCGAGGCGCTGGGCCGGGTCGGGACGGTAGCCGCCCGCGTGCTGTCCGAGACCAAGGACGACTTCGTCGCCGACATGGTCGACCTGTACCCGGTGATCAAGTCGTTCGCCGACAACGCCGACTACCTGGTCTCGGCGCTGCCGATGATCCCGACGTTCCCGTTCACCAGCTACTACATCAAGAACGCGGTGCGCGGGGACTACCTCAACGTGTTCGTCACCTTCGACCTCACCTTGCGCCGGCTGGGCGAGACGGTGTTCACCACCTCGGGCATCGACCCCAACATGGCGCACATGTCCGAGATCATCGACCCCCCGGACTTCCTGGTGGGCGCGATGGCGAACCTGTCCGGCCAGGCCGCCAACCCCTACGAGATCCCGCCGAAGAACGGGGGTACAGGCTGATGCTGGACCGTCTGACCCGCATCCAACTAGCCGTCTTCGCGGTCGTCACCGTGCTCGCGGTCGGCGCGATCTCGATCTTCTACCTGCAGGTCCCCTCCGCGCTGGGGATCGGCACCTACCGGGTGACCGCCGATTTCGTCGCCGCCGGCGGCCTGTACGAGAACGCCAACGTCACCTACCGCGGGGTCACCGTGGGCCGGGTCGACACCGTCGGCCTCAACGACGACGGCGTCGACGCGCAGATGGTGCTCAACGCCGGAATGTCGATCCCCGACAACGTCACCGCCACCGTCAAAAGCGTCTCGGCGATCGGTGAGCAATACGTCGACCTGGTGCCGGTCGAGGGCGCCGGCGCCACCGACAAGTTGCGCGACGGGGCGCGGATCCCACAGAGCCGCACCGCGATCGGACAAGACATCTCCGGGATGCTGCGGGAGGCACAGAGCCTGGTCAACAGCCTCACCGACACCCGGTTGCAGGATCTGCTGGCCGAGACGTTCACCGCCTTCAACGGCTCCGGACCCGAACTGGCGCGGCTGCTCGAGGCGTCCCGGCTGCTCGTCGACGAGGCCAACGCCCACGCCGACGAGACGTTCGCGTTGATCGACCAGGCCGGGCCGTTCCTGGACGCCCAGATCCGCAGCGGCGACGACATCAAGGCGATGGCCGACGGCCTGGCCCGGTTCACCACCGAGATGCGCGGCGCCGACCCGCAGTTCCGCGAGACCCTCGCCAGCGCGCCGGGCGCCGCGGACGCCGCCAACACCGCGTTCGCCGGGATCCGCCCGTCGTTTCCACTGCTCGCCGCCAACCTGGCCAATCTGGGCCGGGTGGGGGTGATCTACCACAAGTCGATCGAGCAGGCGCTGGTGATCTTCCCGGCGCTGATCGCCGCTCTGATCACCGTCGCCGGGGGAGTGCCGCCGGACGAGGGCGGCAAGCTGGACTTCAAAATCGACCTCGGCGACCCGCCGCCGTGCATGGTCGGGTTCGTGCCGTTCACCGAGA
This sequence is a window from Mycolicibacillus parakoreensis. Protein-coding genes within it:
- a CDS encoding MCE family protein, translating into MDRTLRTGIFGVALVTALVLVSFSYTAVPFWPQGKNYVAYFTDASGIAPGSDVQISGIKVGKVGSVSLTGANARVDFTVDRKLRIGDQSLAAIRTETVLGEKALAITPAGSGAVTVIPVGRTTTPYTLNTALQDLGGNAAALDKPQLEKALGVLTDSLQEATPHLRGALDGIAALSRSLNARDAALGELLTRAHSVTGVLSERADQVTALVNDGNQLFAALDRRRQALSTLIAGIDDVSTQLSGFVTDNQAEFGPAMSTLNLVLDNMVERKEHISEALRRLPGYATALGEVVGSGPGFQINLYGLPPATISEVLLDAYFQPGKLPDSLADYLRGMITERIVVRPRSP
- a CDS encoding MCE family protein gives rise to the protein MTMFSSLSYRNQLARRILVGALVTMLVAGIYVVWPRQHGHKLVGYFSSAVGLYPADDVRVAGVPVGRIDTIEPRAGDVKVTMTLDPGIKVPADAQAIVVAPNIVSARFVQLTPAYTGGDTLPEGASLGLERTAVPVEWDEVKSELTKLSRQLGPQLDEMSGPLSRFVNQAADTFDGNGDSFRAALRELSQTAGRLGDSRGDLFGTVRNLQILVDALSASNEQIVQFSDHVASVSQVLADSAVGLDTTLGTLNRALADVRGFLNENNDVLIGSVDKLAELTQVVSDQSDDLEQVLHITPNGLANFYNIYDPAQGAVTGLLSLPNFANPVQFICAGTFDVGSTPDNYKRAEICRQRMGPVLRRIAMNFPPFLFHPINSITAYKGQVIYDTPETEAKAKTPLPYLQWQPAPGVTPPSTDEISKMLLPADPDAAEPDQGEGQ
- a CDS encoding MCE family protein, which produces MRRVTVALRRAGGRALALALAGLLAAGCQFGGLNSLNMPGTKGHGKGSYDVWLQVPDVTTLPQNSPVMVDDVTVGSVSGVKAMQRRDGTFYALLKLSVEGSVDLPANATAAVAQTSLLGSQHVALSEPTDAAPIGKLTNGSEILLENSHRYPTTEEVLASLGIVVNNGNLGALQDITDEMYTAVAGRTDGLDTLVPRLAELTSSLEDQTGDIIAAMEGLNRFAGKLAAHKDDLSAALASLPGALEVLNDNSTTIVDAFEALGRVGTVAARVLSETKDDFVADMVDLYPVIKSFADNADYLVSALPMIPTFPFTSYYIKNAVRGDYLNVFVTFDLTLRRLGETVFTTSGIDPNMAHMSEIIDPPDFLVGAMANLSGQAANPYEIPPKNGGTG
- a CDS encoding MCE family protein; amino-acid sequence: MLDRLTRIQLAVFAVVTVLAVGAISIFYLQVPSALGIGTYRVTADFVAAGGLYENANVTYRGVTVGRVDTVGLNDDGVDAQMVLNAGMSIPDNVTATVKSVSAIGEQYVDLVPVEGAGATDKLRDGARIPQSRTAIGQDISGMLREAQSLVNSLTDTRLQDLLAETFTAFNGSGPELARLLEASRLLVDEANAHADETFALIDQAGPFLDAQIRSGDDIKAMADGLARFTTEMRGADPQFRETLASAPGAADAANTAFAGIRPSFPLLAANLANLGRVGVIYHKSIEQALVIFPALIAALITVAGGVPPDEGGKLDFKIDLGDPPPCMVGFVPFTEIRSPGDETLRELPDGLYCKTAQNDPSVVRGARNYPCMEFPGKRAPTVQLCRDPEGYQPIGSNPWRGPPIPYGSVPVTDPRMTNPMNKFPYIPPEADYDPGPPVVNLPPGVPPGPGPAPNPPFPLPVPPNDVGPQPAPWPYYAPPEENMPTSPGGNDGLPPYNRPPPGPPPGPEPQASAPVYGTYDSRTGEFVDQDGEKGIFAAGATDRMPAENWVDLMLAPQPA